The Pochonia chlamydosporia 170 chromosome Unknown PCv3seq00017, whole genome shotgun sequence genome includes a window with the following:
- a CDS encoding reverse transcriptase (RNA-dependent DNA polymerase) domain-containing protein has product MAAKPGVFQFPGVQLPEDIAYMLAVNHKYILHAKPQVHDVAAAKDRFARTVRIRWQFRNNTSNKEYIPKFHVPNPFWEPQKASSAIELGLDNAMEEIDRQVSRALATMATQSPNHGNMNWTRVQQFLNDNDLLVKLTDKNLGLAVFQKEWYIQEIHKMLGSNKAYKIASDLDMEQLLDTLYGQLQRWKLPKNMTRFIREKTASKIPEFHAIPKVHKMPWALRPIVPSHSWVTSRVSEVVDHLCRPILDKLPWVVDSSKKVINNLSKIRIESDNVWICTGDVVAFYTNINARACCKVVCGAWHRYASDSKIPTETISQMIKFVMENNYFSFQDQVWKQLDGLAMGTSCAPLLANIYAAYYERKRQLVYQPGVRLYNRYIDDILVIFEGTRKELMHFLNQVKLGPLTINWDVSLLKKEFLDIEILKSRDQSGPKLVTRLFKKQMNRHLYIPWSSAHPLHVKKAFVKAELIRFAIISSEVEYFADARSQFYGNLRRRGYPSQVLENWFKQVSYEQRAIFLSPKEDKEMVAPLMLSGRYNPVWEYINVDEILRSAREGWNLERNLPETLQQPLIRSLSRHTSLFDLLSAWNKTILHTDMLSDETDGE; this is encoded by the coding sequence atggccgccaAACCAGGAGTGTTCCAGTTTCCCGGTGTCCAACTCCCAGAAGACATCGCATACATGTTGGCCGTCAACCACAAGTATATTCTACACGCTAAACCACAGGTACATGATGTAGCCGCAGCAAAAGATAGATTCGCAAGAACTGTCAGAATCCGCTGGCAATTCCGAAACAATACATCAAACAAGGAGTACATACCCAAGTTTCATGTCCCAAACCCTTTCTGGGAACCGCAAAAAGCTTCATCAGCAATTGAACTAGGCTTGGACAATGCCATGGAAGAGATCGACCGACAAGTCAGTCGCGCTCTTGCGACCATGGCAACTCAAAGCCCCAACCATGGAAACATGAATTGGACAAGGGTTCAACAGTTCCTAAACGATAATGATCTTTTAGTGAAACTTACAGATAAAAATCTGGGACTAGCGGTCTTTCAAAAGGAATGGTACATACAAGAAATCCACAAGATGCTGGGATCAAATAAGGCATACAAAATAGCCAGTGATCTCGACATGGAACAACTCCTCGACACACTATATGGTCAGCTCCAAAGATGGAAGCTTCCTAAAAACATGACACGGTTTATCCGCGAAAAAACAGCGTCAAAGATCCCCGAGTTCCATGCGATTCCCAAGGTACACAAAATGCCTTGGGCGCTGCGCCCGATCGTACCCTCACACTCGTGGGTAACAAGTAGGGTCTCGGAAGTCGTGGACCATTTGTGTCGTCCTATTTTGGACAAACTGCCGTGGGTTGTTGATTCATCAAAGAAGGTGATCAACAACTTGTCCAAAATAAGGATAGAATCTGACAATGTATGGATTTGCACCGGAGATGTCGTTGCATTTTATACCAACATTAATGCCCGGGCATGCTGCAAGGTAGTATGCGGAGCATGGCATAGATATGCGTCAGATTCGAAAATTCCTACCGAAACGATCAGTCAGATGATCAAATTCGTAATGGAAAACAATTACTTCTCGTTCCAAGATCAAGTATGGAAACAGCTCGATGGACTAGCCATGGGAACCTCGTGCGCACCCCTTTTGGCAAACATCTACGCTGCTTACTATGAAAGGAAGCGTCAATTAGTGTATCAACCAGGGGTACGGTTATACAATCGCTACATTGACGACATACTTGTCATCTTTGAAGGAACAAGGAAAGAGTTGATGCACTTCCTTAACCAAGTTAAGCTTGGCCCCCTAACCATCAACTGGGACGTTTCATTATTGAAGAAGGAATTTCTGGATATTGAAATCCTGAAATCTCGAGACCAGTCTGGCCCAAAGTTGGttaccagactcttcaagaAACAAATGAACCGTCACCTATATATTCCCTGGTCGTCAGCTCACCCCCTTCATGTGAAGAAAGCCTTCGTCAAGGCAGAGCTCATACGATTTGCCATAATAAGCTCCGAAGTCGAGTACTTTGCAGATGCTCGCTCACAATTTTATGGTAActtgagaaggagagggTATCCTTCCCAGGTGCTGGAAAACTGGTTTAAACAAGTGTCATACGAACAGCGGGCAATATTCTTAAGTCccaaagaagacaaagaaatGGTTGCACCATTAATGCTGTCGGGCCGGTACAACCCAGTATGGGAATATATAAACGTCGACGAGATCCTTC